From one Culex quinquefasciatus strain JHB chromosome 3, VPISU_Cqui_1.0_pri_paternal, whole genome shotgun sequence genomic stretch:
- the LOC6036406 gene encoding iduronate 2-sulfatase, whose product MIIFSFPLALWRSTFTTLARTALFAHTVYHKLPVGAIYLRRVLPIVSCIELLCIKMPVLKLLRILTYLMTVGMLSAQAQPVSQPNVLLIMLDDFRPAIKAFGDVNAITPNIDRLAQKGYYFTNVFAQQSICAPSRNSLLTGRRPDTTKLYDFYSYWREFAGNFTTIPQYFKENGYSTQSIGKIFHPGVSSNYSDDYPLSWSYVPYHAPTAEFMNKPVCIDKATGKLKKNLLCPVVLELQPQGTLPDIQSTAEARTFLKAKRNSSQPFFLAVGYHKPHVPFRIPERYLDLHDVNKFKTLDLDYPPHGLPSVAWNAYQDLRSRDDIKELNVSFPFGPIPDETKVKIRQHYYAAVTYVDELIGRLLTEVNFDNTVIVLTSDHGWSLGEHAEWSKFSNYDVALNVPLIVYSPDIATRLNNKISRVGELLDLFPTLVELAGLPPVERCEDASKEDTCVEGKSLLPFIRGGSTSADASLDEAFSQYPRPGTYPTVYPNSDKPKLYQIQIMGYTMRTERFRYTAWIGFDPATFKRDWSQLYGEELYDHSIDPKENLNLLDRPQLGEVKSWLKLRLQQKFL is encoded by the exons ATGATAATTTTTTCATTTCCACTTGCATTGTGGCGTTCTACCTTTACTACCCTAGCAAGAACAGCACTTTTTGCTCACACAGTCTATCACAAATTGCCAGTCGGTGCCATCTATCTGCGTCGCGTTCTACCTATCGTGTCATGTATTGAATTGCTCTGCATTAAAATGCCGGTTTTAAAACTTCTTAGGATTCTCACATATCTCATGACCGTGGGTATGTTATCGGCCCAGGCCCAACCGGTGTCTCAACCAAACGTTCTGCTGATCATGCTGGACGACTTCCGGCCCGCGATCAAAGCCTTTGGAGACGTAAACGCCATTACGCCGAACATTGATCGGCTCGCCCAGAAGGGATACTATTTTACGAACGTTTTTGCTCAG CAATCGATTTGTGCGCCGAGTAGAAATTCTTTGCTCACCGGAAGGCGACCCGATACTACTAAGTTGTACGATTTCTACAGCTATTGGAGAGAATTTGCGGGCAATTTTACAACCATTCCTCAGTATTTTAAGGAAAATGGCTACAGCACGCAATCTATTGGAAAGATATTCCATCCTGGAGTTTCGTCAAACTATTCGGATGATTATCCGCTGAGCTGGAGCTACGTCCCGTACCATGCACCAACGGCGGAGTTTATGAACAAGCCAGTTTGCATAGACAAGGCAACGGGGAAGTTGAAGAAGAATCTGCTTTGTCCAGTTGTGCTGGAGTTACAACCTCAAGGAACACTTCCGGACATCCAGAGCACGGCAGAAGCTAGAACGTTTCTTAAAGCCAAAAGAAATTCAAGTCAACCGTTCTTCCTGGCCGTCGGTTACCACAAACCCCACGTTCCCTTCCGGATCCCAGAACGTTATCTGGATCTTCACGATGTCAATAAGTTCAAAACGCTAGATCTGGACTACCCTCCCCATGGACTTCCGTCGGTCGCTTGGAATGCCTACCAGGACCTTCGAAGTCGGGACGACATTAAAGAGCTGAACGTTAGCTTTCCTTTCGGTCCGATTCCGGACGAAACCAAGGTCAAAATCCGTCAACATTACTACGCAGCCGTAACTTACGTGGACGAACTCATTGGCAGACTTCTAACGGAGGTCAACTTTGACAACACGGTCATCGTGCTGACGTCGGACCACGGTTGGTCCCTCGGAGAGCATGCCGAGTGGTCAAAGTTCAGCAACTATGACGTGGCGCTGAACGTTCCGCTGATAGTGTACAGCCCGGACATCGCAACACGGCTCAACAATAAGATTAGTCGGGTGGGCGAACTGCTCGACTTGTTTCCGACGCTGGTTGAGCTGGCCGGATTGCCACCGGTAGAGCGGTGTGAAGATGCTAGTAAGGAGGACACGTGCGTTGAGGGGAAATCCCTTTTGCCTTTTATTAGAGGAGGTTCAACATCGGCAGATGCGTCGTTGGATGAGGCTTTTAGTCAATACCCGCGACCGGGCACGTACCCAACAGTGTATCCGAACTCAGACAAGCCAAAGTTGTACCAAATACAAATTATGGGATATACAATGAGGACGGAGCGCTTCCGGTATACGGCG